Proteins from a single region of Primulina tabacum isolate GXHZ01 chromosome 5, ASM2559414v2, whole genome shotgun sequence:
- the LOC142545768 gene encoding LOW QUALITY PROTEIN: two-component response regulator-like APRR7 (The sequence of the model RefSeq protein was modified relative to this genomic sequence to represent the inferred CDS: deleted 1 base in 1 codon), with translation MNIEANEGKKLPDKDGGVKDEDAGGATELDVPGEVQMRHQPSQGTVVCWESFLHVRSIRVLLVENDHSTRHIVSALLRNCNYEVLDAANGLQAWKILQDLNNHVDLVLTEVAMPNLSGIALLCKIMSHKTRKNIPVIMMSSNDSMGLVVMCLSKGAVDFLVKPIRKNELKNLWQHVWRRCHSSSGSGSESGTQTQKYVRSKGSEKSENNESNDWENDGSNGLTVGDGSDDGSGAQSSWTKQAVEVETSQAMSPMDQAAECQDSTRAQVIRSNAETSGIKRMNICLSRGDHGQKQPDTIGEDEDLKASIPKHWKSQSENPVKVPLSLTGPNPKSLSEVNCNTSMKQVEEGQPTPISEYFFEKREGNNATDDSKDPKFELSLKRLRGGEDIGRSVQDDRYILRRSEQSAFSRYDTSSNFLKAADGITGCSSVFGNSVEVSKREYVADMQIFLTDNLVYQGSNGVSDNIGMGSTTNKLTTQPSIRKDKSEGTSTINRLHQSAFKPVKNDPRFSQQRDYPLLQRCSSKELEIQHPHREKNFPHHNHHFHNLEEKPPSNLDDSALKKLASLDPDFGSSSVLGGPINYSLNGSASGSNRVSNGQNVSNTAINTPENNAESDVGQAGNGSGDANNTAGGGNRVDENKPTQREAALNKFRQKRKERCFTKKVRYQNRKKLAEQRPRVRGQFVKKTGHDSSNNRSEE, from the exons ATGAATATTGAAGCCAATGAAGGAAAGAAGTTACCAGATAAGGATGGGGGTGTTAAAGATGAGGACGCTGGAGGTGCGACTGAGTTAGATGTTCCTGGGGAGGTGCAAATGCGACACCAACCATCTCAAGGGACAGTGGTTTGTTGGGAGAGTTTTCTTCACGTGAGATCCATTCGGGTGTTGCTTGTGGAGAACGATCATTCTACACGCCATATTGTTTCTGCTTTACTCAGGAACTGTAATTATGAAG TATTAGATGCTGCTAATGGACTGCAGGCGTGGAAAATCTTACAAGATCTCAACAACCATGTTGACCTCGTTTTGACAGAGGTGGCAATGCCTAATTTATCTGGAATAGCTCTTCTATGCAAGATTATGAGCCACAAAACTCGCAAGAATATTCCTGTCATTA TGATGTCATCAAATGATTCAATGGGGTTAGTCGTTATGTGTCTGTCTAAAGGCGCGGTTGACTTCTTGGTGAAACCTATTCGGAAAAATGAGCTTAAGAACCTTTGGCAGCATGTCTGGAGGAGATGCCACAGT TCTAGTGGAAGCGGGAGTGAAAGCGGAACACAAACTCAAAAATATGTAAGATCGAAAGGTAGTGAGAAATCAGAGAACAACGAAAGCAATGATTGGGAAAATGATGGGAGCAATGGCTTAACTGTA GGTGATGGGAGTGATGATGGGAGTGGAGCACAA AGCTCTTGGACAAAACAAGCTGTAGAAGTTGAAACTTCACAAGCTATGTCACCAATGGATCAAGCAGCTGAGTGTCAAGATAGTACGCGTGCCCAAGTTATTCGTTCAAATGCTGAAACCTCTGGCATTAAAAGGATGAATATTTGTCTATCCAGGGGAGACCATGGGCAAAAACAAcctg ATACAATTGGAGAGGATGAGGATTTGAAGGCAAGCATTCCTAAACACTGGAAATCACAATCTGAAAATCCAGTTAAAGTTCCCCTTTCTCTCACAGGCCCAAATCCCAAGTCCTTGTCGGAGGTAAATTGCAATACAAGCATGAAGCAGGTCGAGGAGGGACAACCCACTCCAATAAGTGAATACTTTTTTGAAAAGCGTGAAG GAAATAATGCAACTGATGATTCGAAAGATCCAAAATTTGAGCTTAGCTTGAAAAGGCTTAGGGGAGGTGAGGACATTGGGAGATCAGTTCAAGATGATCGTTATATCTTGAGGCGTTCTGAGCAATCTGCTTTCTcgag GTATGATACATCCTCAAATTTTCTCAAGGCTGCTGATGGGATCACAGGGTGTAGTTCCGTATTTGGCAACAGTGTTGAAGTTTCCAAAAGGGAATATGTTGCCGATATGCAAATTTTTTTGACTGACAATCTCGTATATCAAGGCTCAAATGGAGTTAGCGACAATATTGGTATGGGTTCCACCACTAATAAACTCACTACCCAGCCATCAATTCGGAAAGATAAGTCTGAAGGAACTTCCACAATCAATCGCTTACATCAATCTGCTTTTAAACCTGTGAAAAATGATCCTAGATTCTCCCAACAGCGAGATTATCCACTTCTACAAAGATGCTCGAGCAAGgagctcgaaattcagcacccTCATCGTGAAAAAAATTTCCCCCACCATAACCATCATTTTCACAACTTAGAAGAAAAGCCACCGTCAAATCTTGATGATTCGGCGCTAAAGAAGTTGGCTTCACTCGATCCTGACTTTGGATCATCTAGTGTTTTAGGTGGACCCATTAACTATAGTCTGAATGGAAGTGCCTCAGGAAGTAATCGTGTAAGCAATGGACAAAATGTAAGCAACACTGCCATTAATACCCCTGAGAATAATGCAGAAAGTGATGTTGGCCAAGCTGGGAATGGAAGTGGGGATGCTAATAATACTGCTGGTGGTGGAAATAGAGTGGATGAAAACAAGCCTACACAGAGGGAGGCCGCCTTGAACAAGTTCCGTCAGAAGAGGAAGGAAAGATGCTTTACTAAAAAG GTACGATACCAGAACAGAAAGAAACTAGCAGAACAGCGGCCTCGGGTTCGAGGGCAATTTGTAAAGAAAACGGGTCATGATAGTTCAAACAATCGTTCGGAAGAATAG
- the LOC142547425 gene encoding uncharacterized protein LOC142547425: protein MAVRPDQLSLISSWSFIVVIPFGLRSSRNVRIKLYRVKVTSQRWWLIYRRVSSPCAQRRRNKQPSKKTQPQKPPTTTSDGFGGKKKDPVWQCVQNCGACCKLDKGPSFPSPQDIFDDPSDIQLYESLIGPDGWCINYEKSTRKCSIYAERPYFCRVEPEVFELLYGISKAKFNKEACSCCTDTIKAVDGKDSEELQTFNHAVWTNISE, encoded by the exons ATGGCTGTCCGACCCGATCAGTTGTCTCTGATATCATCTTGGAGTTTTATCGTGGTGATCCCC TTTGGGTTGCGGTCAAGCCGAAACGTCCGAATAAAACTCTACCGCGTCAAAGTCACTTCGCAGCGGTGGTGGCTCATATACCGCCGTGTTTCATCGCCGTGCGCGCAGCGGCGCAGGAACAAACAGCCGTCAAAGAAAACCCAACCCCAGAAGCCTCCCACAACAACCTCTGATGGATTTGGCGGCAAGAAAAAGGATCCCGTGTGGCAATGTGTTCAGAACTGCGGTGCCTGCTGCAAGCTCGATAAAGGCCCCAGCTTTCCCTCCCCCCAAGATATTTTCGACGATCCTTCTGATATTCAG CTGTATGAAAGCTTAATTGGTCCTGATGGGTGGTGCATAAACTATGAAAAGAGCACAAGAAAATGCTCCATATATGCTG AACGTCCATATTTTTGCCGAGTTGAGCCAGAGGTTTTTGAGTTATTATATGGAATCAGCAAGGCAAAGTTCAACAAGGAGGCTTGCAG TTGCTGTACGGATACCATTAAAGCTGTGGATGGAAAAGATTCAGAGGAGCTGCAGACTTTCAATCATGCTGTATGGACCAATATCTCCGAATGA
- the LOC142544628 gene encoding uncharacterized protein LOC142544628 isoform X2: MENIKVSKRSSEAILNQEELIAAKVLYELANNKKGERILVKRKYEEDGLTSRGSPERIERFPIKETNNHDDFHVQDLCHKAITRTFSEFPFSIIHLLSAIRAALVTPLSLDNTLAFEYHPTYGNQPISDRDSSGIICYREYFQRNLPSLTADQISNRVRSKPGDSSILKCKYPLVELVRGGLKIFASELAPFGATWWKPLTIYDRLSRTWLWKGPIPSILTQENFTKVDTSSTAWGISQENLVKIVNQYTIWLRGEEQILQHIARLPPFPLALEQVKDFHTRFNDRTRTNPNTISQSCDNVRAYFQREETIRYLIPNRTFHYTTLDGKKSAVAPLRLNSNKALAKARGHYVFKLNRPPQFSLLSLVRDAAARLPNSMGTRADICVLIRDSQYVVENIPESTVKQVVSGALDRLHSEHDPCVKYNGKWGLWVYLHGDRDEEDFVDKDTSYAKAKKKAK; the protein is encoded by the coding sequence ATGGAAAACATCAAAGTTTCTAAAAGATCATCAGAGGCAATTCTCAACCAGGAAGAGTTGATTGCTGCTAAGGTTTTGTACGAGTTGGCCAACAACAAGAAAGGAGAGAGAATCTTGGTAAAGAGGAAATATGAGGAAGATGGTTTGACCAGTAGAGGATCTCCTGAAAGGATTGAGCGGTTTCCCATTAAAGAGACTAACAATCACGATGATTTTCATGTGCAAGATTTGTGCCACAAAGCCATTACTAGAACATTCTCTGAATTTCCATTTTCTATAATACATCTTCTCTCTGCTATTCGAGCTGCATTAGTCACTCCTCTTTCGTTAGACAATACCCTGGCATTTGAATATCATCCTACTTACGGTAACCAACCAATCAGTGATAGAGATTCTTCTGGGATCATTTGCTACAGAGAATATTTCCAAAGAAATTTACCATCTCTAACCGCTGATCAAATTTCCAATCGTGTGAGATCCAAGCCCGGTGATTCCAGTATCTTGAAATGCAAGTATCCTCTTGTAGAACTGGTAAGGGGGGGCCTCAAGATATTTGCATCAGAACTAGCACCCTTTGGAGCGACATGGTGGAAACCTCTAACTATTTACGACAGATTAAGTAGAACTTGGCTCTGGAAGGGCCCAATCCCAAGTATTTTGACACAAGAGAACTTTACCAAGGTGGATACATCTTCCACAGCTTGGGGTATTTCTCAAGAAAATCTTGTCAAAATAGTTAACCAGTATACCATCTGGCTGAGAGGAGAGGAACAGATTCTCCAACATATTGCCAGGCTTCCTCCATTCCCTCTGGCGCTGGAGCAGGTGAAAGATTTCCATACAAGATTCAATGACCGAACAAGAACGAACCCAAATACAATTTCTCAAAGCTGTGACAACGTAAGAGCTTATTTTCAGAGGGAAGAAACTATAAGGTATTTGATTCCAAACCGGACTTTTCACTACACCACCTTAGATGGTAAGAAATCTGCAGTTGCCCCGTTACGATTGAATAGCAATAAAGCATTGGCAAAAGCTCGAGGTCACTACGTATTTAAACTGAATCGTCCTCCTCAATTTTCTCTACTAAGTCTTGTCAGGGATGCAGCCGCCAGGTTGCCCAACAGTATGGGAACCAGAGCCGATATTTGCGTTTTAATACGAGATTCTCAGTACGTTGTTGAAAATATCCCCGAGAGTACAGTTAAACAAGTTGTAAGCGGAGCTTTGGATCGGTTGCACTCTGAGCATGATCCTTGTGTCAAATACAATGGAAAATGGGGCTTGTGGGTATACTTGCATGGTGATAGAGATGAAGAAGATTTTGTAGATAAAGATACATCTTATGCAAAGGCAAAAAAGAAAGCCAAATGA
- the LOC142545769 gene encoding adenylate kinase-like yields MAAVARLFRSSSSAPSYSLIRRSLSMVAAAPSPTSHQSNPSRTIHAGRNVQWVFLGCPGVGKGTYASRLSVLLGVPHIATGDLVREELSSSGPLSNELAEIVKQGKLVPDEIIINLLSKRLEMGEAKGESGFILDGFPRTVRQAEILDEVTDIDLVVNLKLPESVLIEKCLGRRICGQCGKNFNVATINVKGENGNPDMNMSPLPPPPQCASKLITRTDDTEAIVKERLRVYNEKSQPVEGFYQDQGKLLEFNLPGGIPESWPKLLEALNLDDNEVKQYATA; encoded by the exons ATGGCGGCTGTCGCCCGCCTTTTCAGATCATCCTCCTCCGCCCCATCCTATTCTCTCATCCGGAGGTCTCTATCCATGGTGGCCGCCGCACCGTCACCCACGTCACACCAATCAAACCCTTCCCGCACAATCCACGCCGGCAGGAATGTCCAATGGGTATTTTTGGGATGCCCTGGTGTAGGAAAAGGCACCTATGCTAGTCGACTTTCCGTTCTTCTCGGGGTGCCGCATATCGCTACCGGCGATCTGGTTCGGGAAGAGCTCTCATCTTCTGGTCCGCTATCCAATGAA CTTGCAGAGATCGTAAAACAGGGTAAATTGGTGCCTGATGAGATCATTATAAACTTATTGTCAAAGAGGCTTGAGATGGGAGAAGCCAAAGGAGAATCAGGGTTCATACTTGATGGTTTTCCTCGCACAGTCCGACAAGCA GAAATATTGGATGAAGTGACAGACATCGACCTGGTGGTGAATTTGAAGCTCCCAGAGAGTGTACTCATAGAAAAATGCCTTGGAAGAAGGATTTGCGGCCAATGTGGGAAGAATTTTAATGTTGCTACTATAAATGTCAAGGGTGAAAATGGTAATCCTGACATGAATATGTCCCCActtcctcctcctcctcagtGTGCTTCAAAGCTGATAACTCGTACCGATGATACTGAAGCTATCGTAAAAGAAAGGCTTCGTGTGTATAATGAAAAG AGTCAGCCAGTCGAGGGTTTCTATCAGGACCAAGGAAAGCTTCTGGAATTCAATTTACCCGGAGGCATCCCAGAGTCATGGCCAAAGTTGCTGGAAGCACTAAACCTTGACGATAACGAGGTTAAACAGTATGCCACAGCATGA
- the LOC142544628 gene encoding uncharacterized protein LOC142544628 isoform X1: MNQQRLPNLHALSVRETLEVQMENIKVSKRSSEAILNQEELIAAKVLYELANNKKGERILVKRKYEEDGLTSRGSPERIERFPIKETNNHDDFHVQDLCHKAITRTFSEFPFSIIHLLSAIRAALVTPLSLDNTLAFEYHPTYGNQPISDRDSSGIICYREYFQRNLPSLTADQISNRVRSKPGDSSILKCKYPLVELVRGGLKIFASELAPFGATWWKPLTIYDRLSRTWLWKGPIPSILTQENFTKVDTSSTAWGISQENLVKIVNQYTIWLRGEEQILQHIARLPPFPLALEQVKDFHTRFNDRTRTNPNTISQSCDNVRAYFQREETIRYLIPNRTFHYTTLDGKKSAVAPLRLNSNKALAKARGHYVFKLNRPPQFSLLSLVRDAAARLPNSMGTRADICVLIRDSQYVVENIPESTVKQVVSGALDRLHSEHDPCVKYNGKWGLWVYLHGDRDEEDFVDKDTSYAKAKKKAK, encoded by the exons ATGAACCAACAAAGATTGCCAAATTTACACGCTCTTTCAGTTCGG GAAACTTTAGAAGTACAAATGGAAAACATCAAAGTTTCTAAAAGATCATCAGAGGCAATTCTCAACCAGGAAGAGTTGATTGCTGCTAAGGTTTTGTACGAGTTGGCCAACAACAAGAAAGGAGAGAGAATCTTGGTAAAGAGGAAATATGAGGAAGATGGTTTGACCAGTAGAGGATCTCCTGAAAGGATTGAGCGGTTTCCCATTAAAGAGACTAACAATCACGATGATTTTCATGTGCAAGATTTGTGCCACAAAGCCATTACTAGAACATTCTCTGAATTTCCATTTTCTATAATACATCTTCTCTCTGCTATTCGAGCTGCATTAGTCACTCCTCTTTCGTTAGACAATACCCTGGCATTTGAATATCATCCTACTTACGGTAACCAACCAATCAGTGATAGAGATTCTTCTGGGATCATTTGCTACAGAGAATATTTCCAAAGAAATTTACCATCTCTAACCGCTGATCAAATTTCCAATCGTGTGAGATCCAAGCCCGGTGATTCCAGTATCTTGAAATGCAAGTATCCTCTTGTAGAACTGGTAAGGGGGGGCCTCAAGATATTTGCATCAGAACTAGCACCCTTTGGAGCGACATGGTGGAAACCTCTAACTATTTACGACAGATTAAGTAGAACTTGGCTCTGGAAGGGCCCAATCCCAAGTATTTTGACACAAGAGAACTTTACCAAGGTGGATACATCTTCCACAGCTTGGGGTATTTCTCAAGAAAATCTTGTCAAAATAGTTAACCAGTATACCATCTGGCTGAGAGGAGAGGAACAGATTCTCCAACATATTGCCAGGCTTCCTCCATTCCCTCTGGCGCTGGAGCAGGTGAAAGATTTCCATACAAGATTCAATGACCGAACAAGAACGAACCCAAATACAATTTCTCAAAGCTGTGACAACGTAAGAGCTTATTTTCAGAGGGAAGAAACTATAAGGTATTTGATTCCAAACCGGACTTTTCACTACACCACCTTAGATGGTAAGAAATCTGCAGTTGCCCCGTTACGATTGAATAGCAATAAAGCATTGGCAAAAGCTCGAGGTCACTACGTATTTAAACTGAATCGTCCTCCTCAATTTTCTCTACTAAGTCTTGTCAGGGATGCAGCCGCCAGGTTGCCCAACAGTATGGGAACCAGAGCCGATATTTGCGTTTTAATACGAGATTCTCAGTACGTTGTTGAAAATATCCCCGAGAGTACAGTTAAACAAGTTGTAAGCGGAGCTTTGGATCGGTTGCACTCTGAGCATGATCCTTGTGTCAAATACAATGGAAAATGGGGCTTGTGGGTATACTTGCATGGTGATAGAGATGAAGAAGATTTTGTAGATAAAGATACATCTTATGCAAAGGCAAAAAAGAAAGCCAAATGA
- the LOC142544627 gene encoding seipin-1 — MGSNPYNLPTKLLPATIMSRSILSLAGHFNIPFISKAPKQKLESAAAAVVRGAGLVLGRIAMGFLGAAYVCMALVFLMVVAAILGVGLVRFWVEEPINVTENLYFEYADAHPTAVFSFSGGVPVGQTLYVSLILLMPDSDYNRDIGIFQVTGEILSTGGNLMAKSSHPCMLQFQSWPIRVMRAFVMSIPLLLGITDETQMISFRILKNKEHPSLRTREIRITLIPRAGTYSLPHFYEAKILLKSRMPWAKQVVYMWKWTFYVWTTLYIYSIMLAMILAFYLKPVINSIILMVSGSNNHAKMGFGYGFGKQKYSCRGRVEGEVGSARRPGERSQNKRKASGVLRGENGSSVSSVTISGVGYGEGIGDSESVCSPLN, encoded by the exons ATGGGCAGCAACCCGTACAATTTGCCGACGAAGCTTCTACCAGCGACTATCATGTCTAGATCTATCCTCTCACTTGCGGGACActtcaacatacctttcatatCGAAGGCTCCCAAACAGAAGTTGGAATCCGCCGCGGCGGCGGTGGTTCGAGGCGCCGGCCTTGTTCTTGGGAGGATAGCCATGGGCTTCCTCGGGGCGGCGTATGTCTGCATGGCTTTAGTGTTTCTGATGGTTGTGGCAGCGATCTTAGGCGTGGGGCTAGTGAGATTTTGGGTGGAGGAGCCTATTAATGTGACGGAGAACTTGTACTTTGAATACGCAGATGCTCATCCAACGGCTGTGTTTTCTTTTTCCGGTGGTGTGCCTGTTGGGCAAACCCTCTATGTTTCCTTGATTCTTCTGATGCCAGATTCTGATTACAACAGAGACATTGGGATATTTCAG GTAACTGGGGAGATACTGTCAACAGGAGGAAATTTGATGGCGAAATCAAGCCATCCATGCATGCTACAATTCCAAAGCTGGCCAATTCGGGTTATGAGGGCATTTGTCATGAGCATACCCTTGCTACTTGGGATAACAGACGAGACTCAAATGATAAGTTTCCGGATACTGAAGAATAAAGAACATCCAAGTTTACGAACACGAGAAATTCGAATCACTTTAATCCCTCGTGCGGGTACTTATTCCCTCCCTCACTTTTACGAGGCGAAAATCCTCCTGAAATCTAGAATGCCCTGGGCAAAACAAGTGGTCTATATGTGGAAATGGACATTTTATGTCTGGACAACTCTTTACATATATAGTATTATGCTTGCAATGATTCTCGCTTTTTACCTGAAACCTGTGATCAACTCGATCATATTAATGGTTAGTGGTTCAAACAATCACGCTAAGATGGGGTTCGGATATGGTTTTGGAAAGCAAAAATATTCATGTCGTGGAAGGGTCGAGGGGGAAGTTGGTTCTGCGCGAAGACCGGGGGAACGAAGTCAAAACAAAAGAAAGGCATCCGGGGTTCTCAGGGGCGAAAATGGTTCTTCGGTTTCCAGCGTTACAATTAGTGGTGTTGGCTATGGAGAAGGCATTGGTGATTCAGAATCTGTGTGCTCGCCTTTGAATTGA